A genomic region of Rhodanobacter sp. contains the following coding sequences:
- the infA gene encoding translation initiation factor IF-1: protein MAKDDVIEMEGTVLETLPNTMFRVQLENGHVVIAHISGRMRKHYIRILTGDKVKIEMTPYDLSKGRITYRMK from the coding sequence ATGGCCAAAGACGACGTCATCGAAATGGAAGGCACGGTCCTGGAGACCTTGCCCAACACCATGTTCCGCGTGCAGCTGGAGAACGGGCACGTGGTCATCGCCCATATCTCCGGGCGCATGCGCAAGCACTACATCCGCATCCTCACGGGCGACAAGGTCAAGATCGAAATGACCCCGTACGACCTGAGCAAGGGGCGGATCACCTATCGCATGAAATAA
- a CDS encoding polyhydroxyalkanoic acid system family protein: MPSIDIQRAHALPLPEARAVVEKVAARMREKFDMAGRWEGDTLHFSRPGVNGRIAVAGDAVHVHAELGMLLSPLKGMIEQEIRRKLDEHFG, from the coding sequence ATGCCCAGCATCGACATCCAACGCGCCCACGCACTGCCGCTGCCGGAAGCCCGCGCCGTGGTCGAGAAAGTGGCGGCGCGCATGCGCGAGAAGTTCGACATGGCCGGACGCTGGGAAGGCGACACCCTGCACTTCTCCCGTCCCGGCGTGAACGGCCGGATCGCCGTCGCCGGCGATGCGGTCCACGTGCATGCCGAGCTGGGCATGCTGCTGTCGCCGCTCAAGGGCATGATCGAGCAGGAAATCCGCCGCAAGCTGGACGAGCATTTCGGTTGA